A genome region from Thermomonospora amylolytica includes the following:
- a CDS encoding holo-ACP synthase yields MIVGVGIDVVDIARFERSLERTPGLRARLFTAAERSLAGRSLAARFAAKEALAKALGAPRGLLWTDAEIRRAPDGRPTLHVTGTVAAAARARGVNRWHVSLSHDGGIATAVVMAESVPGRDLEEEP; encoded by the coding sequence GTGATCGTGGGTGTGGGCATCGATGTGGTCGACATCGCCCGGTTCGAACGGTCGCTGGAACGCACCCCGGGGCTGCGCGCCAGGCTGTTCACCGCTGCGGAGCGGTCGCTGGCGGGCCGTTCGCTGGCCGCCCGGTTCGCCGCCAAGGAGGCGCTGGCCAAGGCGCTCGGCGCGCCCCGCGGGCTGCTGTGGACCGACGCCGAGATCCGGCGCGCCCCCGACGGCAGGCCCACCCTGCACGTCACCGGCACCGTGGCCGCCGCGGCACGGGCCCGCGGCGTGAACCGCTGGCACGTGTCGCTCAGCCATGACGGGGGCATCGCCACCGCCGTCGTGATGGCCGAGTCGGTGCCCGGGCGAGATCTCGAAGAGGAGCCATGA
- a CDS encoding NAD(P)H-hydrate dehydratase translates to MRYAHEVGKVRAAEQALMARLPEGALMQRAAAGLASTCARLLPRVYGARVVLLVGGGDNGGDALYAGARLARRGAVVEAVLAGSKVHGPGLEALRSAGGRVLDGPHERVERAVETADLVIDGLTGIGGTGALREPHASLARCTEYAEGVVVACDVPSGVDAGSGRVDGVAVRADVTVTFGTYKPGLLIDPGAAHCGVVELVDIGLGADLPDPDVVAPWAEDLRVPRPAPESDKYRRGVVGIVAGGERYTGAAMLCVGGAVRGGAGMVRFASSPHPVELVRQRWPEAVATVIEPAPDAPAKVGRVQAWVVGPGLGTGRKAETLVEAVLRTDLPVLVDADGLTVLAHRRDLLRRDAPTVLTPHAGELARLLGPGTTRELIEARRLEHVRRAAAELSATVLLKGSTTLVAEEDRPVRVNPTGTSWLATAGTGDVLSGLAGALLAAGMPAIDAATAAAYLHGLAARLAAAGPPGPDGPDLGRQAPISALDVVTALPEAFRTLG, encoded by the coding sequence ATGAGGTACGCGCACGAGGTCGGCAAGGTACGGGCCGCCGAGCAGGCCCTGATGGCCCGCCTCCCGGAGGGCGCCCTCATGCAGCGGGCCGCCGCCGGGCTGGCCTCCACGTGCGCCCGCCTGCTGCCCCGGGTGTACGGGGCGCGGGTGGTGCTGCTGGTGGGCGGCGGCGACAACGGCGGCGACGCGCTGTACGCCGGCGCCCGGCTGGCCCGCCGCGGCGCCGTGGTCGAGGCGGTCCTGGCCGGGAGCAAGGTCCACGGTCCCGGTCTGGAGGCGCTGCGCTCCGCCGGGGGCCGCGTGCTGGACGGCCCCCACGAGCGCGTCGAACGCGCCGTCGAGACCGCCGACCTGGTGATCGACGGACTCACCGGCATCGGCGGGACCGGGGCGCTGCGCGAGCCGCATGCGAGCCTGGCCCGCTGCACCGAGTACGCCGAGGGCGTCGTGGTGGCCTGCGACGTGCCCAGCGGGGTCGACGCGGGCTCCGGGCGCGTGGACGGGGTCGCGGTGCGCGCCGACGTCACGGTCACGTTCGGCACCTACAAGCCCGGCCTGCTCATCGACCCCGGCGCGGCCCACTGCGGTGTCGTCGAACTGGTCGACATCGGGCTCGGCGCGGACCTGCCCGACCCGGACGTGGTGGCGCCGTGGGCGGAGGACCTGCGGGTGCCGCGGCCGGCGCCGGAGTCCGACAAGTACCGGCGCGGCGTCGTCGGCATCGTGGCGGGCGGCGAACGCTACACCGGCGCGGCGATGCTGTGCGTGGGCGGAGCGGTGCGCGGCGGGGCGGGCATGGTCCGGTTCGCCTCCTCGCCGCATCCGGTCGAACTGGTCCGGCAGCGGTGGCCGGAGGCCGTCGCCACCGTCATCGAGCCCGCGCCCGACGCCCCCGCCAAGGTCGGCCGGGTGCAGGCGTGGGTCGTCGGCCCCGGCCTGGGCACCGGCCGCAAGGCCGAGACCCTCGTGGAGGCGGTGCTGCGGACCGACCTGCCGGTGCTGGTCGACGCCGACGGGCTCACCGTGCTGGCCCACCGCCGTGACCTGCTGCGCCGCGACGCGCCCACCGTGCTCACCCCGCACGCCGGGGAGCTGGCCCGGCTGCTGGGCCCGGGAACGACCCGCGAGCTGATCGAGGCCCGGCGGCTGGAGCACGTACGCCGGGCGGCGGCCGAACTGTCGGCGACCGTGCTGCTCAAGGGCTCGACCACGCTGGTCGCCGAGGAGGACCGGCCGGTCCGCGTCAACCCCACCGGCACGTCCTGGCTGGCCACCGCCGGGACCGGCGACGTGCTGTCCGGCCTGGCGGGCGCGCTGCTGGCGGCCGGGATGCCGGCGATCGACGCCGCCACCGCCGCCGCGTACCTGCACGGGCTGGCCGCCCGGCTGGCCGCCGCCGGACCGCCCGGCCCGGACGGCCCCGACCTGGGGCGGCAGGCGCCGATCAGCGCCCTGGACGTCGTTACCGCCCTGCCGGAGGCGTTCCGTACCCTGGGCTGA
- the alr gene encoding alanine racemase — protein MREPVQARVDLDAVRANVALLRDRAAGAEVMAMVKAEGYGHGLVETARAALDGGAAWLGVARVAEALRLRASGVTAPVLVAVATQGEPYEEAVAAGVDLTVGSAGLVARIAAAAERAGRPARVHLKADTGLSRGGATMADWPSVVDAAGAAQASGRIEVVGLMSHFACADEPGHPSIAGQLAAFREAVEHAEKAGLRPQVRHLANSAATLTLPEARYDMVRPGIAIYGLTPIPQQGTFGLRPAMTLAAELAAVKRVPAGSGVSYGHTYVTARETTLGLVAAGYGDGVPRHGSSLLEVLVGGRRHRIAGRVCMDQFVVDLGDDAPSAGDEVLLFGPGDHGEPTAQEWADALGTISYEIVTRIGTRVPRVYPGGPAGR, from the coding sequence ATGAGAGAGCCGGTACAGGCACGCGTGGATCTCGACGCCGTCCGCGCCAACGTCGCGCTGCTGCGCGACCGGGCGGCGGGGGCCGAGGTCATGGCGATGGTCAAGGCCGAGGGATACGGGCACGGCCTGGTCGAGACCGCCCGCGCCGCGCTCGACGGCGGAGCCGCCTGGCTCGGCGTCGCCCGCGTCGCCGAGGCGCTGCGGCTGCGCGCCTCCGGCGTCACCGCGCCCGTGCTGGTGGCGGTGGCCACCCAGGGTGAGCCGTACGAGGAGGCCGTGGCCGCCGGGGTGGACCTCACCGTGGGCTCCGCCGGGCTGGTGGCGCGCATCGCCGCCGCCGCCGAACGCGCCGGCCGGCCCGCCCGGGTGCACCTGAAGGCCGACACCGGCCTGTCCCGGGGCGGCGCGACCATGGCGGACTGGCCGTCGGTCGTCGATGCCGCGGGGGCCGCGCAGGCGTCCGGGCGGATCGAGGTCGTCGGGCTGATGTCGCACTTCGCCTGCGCCGACGAGCCGGGGCACCCGTCCATCGCCGGCCAGCTCGCCGCGTTCCGGGAGGCGGTCGAGCACGCCGAGAAGGCCGGGCTCCGCCCGCAGGTCCGGCACCTGGCCAACTCGGCGGCGACGCTGACGCTGCCCGAGGCCCGCTACGACATGGTCCGGCCGGGCATCGCGATCTACGGGCTGACCCCCATCCCGCAGCAGGGGACGTTCGGGCTGCGCCCGGCGATGACGCTGGCCGCCGAACTGGCCGCGGTCAAGCGGGTCCCGGCGGGCAGCGGGGTCTCCTACGGCCACACCTACGTCACCGCCCGCGAGACCACGCTCGGCCTGGTCGCCGCCGGCTACGGCGACGGCGTTCCCCGGCACGGCTCCAGCCTGCTGGAGGTGCTGGTCGGCGGGCGCCGCCACCGCATCGCGGGACGGGTGTGCATGGACCAGTTCGTGGTCGACCTGGGCGACGACGCGCCGTCCGCCGGGGACGAGGTGCTGCTGTTCGGCCCCGGCGACCACGGGGAGCCGACCGCGCAGGAGTGGGCGGACGCGCTCGGCACCATCTCCTACGAGATCGTCACCCGGATCGGGACCCGGGTGCCCCGGGTGTATCCGGGCGGTCCGGCGGGGCGGTAG
- a CDS encoding alpha/beta fold hydrolase, which translates to MDSRNRRRLGIAGAIAGAGAAGIGVAMGVRHFVVGRRRFGPDPEADEPFGKLRGRPLSVPADDGVPLHVEIDEHPGDGAPLTVVFCHGYTLNQDMWHYQRRDLAKSVPGPLRLVFWDQRSHGRSGRSKPLHATIDQTGEDLYAVLCATTRPDEPVLLVGHSMGGMSIMALADGHPELFEDRIAAVALINTSAGRLAEMTLGLPLALARLVQPLAPGVIRGLGRTPRLVDRGRALGADLAFMVTRRMAFADASVSPSVVDFLEQMIRATPIDVIAEFHPALMAHDKSAAIEVIGRVPTLVMVGGRDGLTPPGHGRRMAEAMPGGELIEVTDAGHVLPLEHPGMVTGGLRRLIERIRPVSEERTA; encoded by the coding sequence ATGGACAGCAGGAACAGGCGGCGGCTGGGCATCGCCGGGGCGATCGCCGGGGCCGGTGCGGCCGGGATCGGCGTGGCGATGGGAGTGCGGCACTTCGTCGTCGGCCGCCGCCGGTTCGGGCCCGACCCGGAGGCCGACGAGCCGTTCGGGAAGCTGCGCGGCCGGCCGCTGAGCGTGCCCGCCGACGACGGGGTGCCGCTGCACGTGGAGATCGACGAGCATCCCGGTGACGGCGCCCCGCTGACCGTGGTGTTCTGCCACGGCTACACCCTCAACCAGGACATGTGGCACTACCAGCGCCGCGACCTGGCCAAGAGCGTCCCCGGACCGCTCCGGCTGGTGTTCTGGGACCAGCGCAGCCACGGCCGGTCCGGGCGCAGCAAACCGCTGCACGCCACCATCGACCAGACCGGCGAGGACCTGTACGCGGTGCTGTGCGCCACCACCCGGCCGGACGAGCCGGTGCTGCTGGTCGGGCACTCCATGGGCGGCATGTCGATCATGGCGCTGGCGGACGGGCACCCGGAGTTGTTCGAGGACCGGATCGCCGCGGTGGCGCTGATCAACACCTCCGCCGGGCGGCTGGCGGAGATGACGCTGGGCCTGCCGCTGGCGCTGGCCCGGCTGGTGCAGCCGCTGGCCCCCGGGGTGATCCGCGGGCTGGGCCGCACCCCCAGGCTGGTGGACCGGGGCCGCGCGCTGGGCGCCGACCTGGCGTTCATGGTGACCCGCCGGATGGCGTTCGCCGACGCCTCGGTCAGCCCGTCGGTGGTGGACTTCCTGGAGCAGATGATCAGGGCCACCCCCATCGACGTGATCGCCGAGTTCCACCCGGCCCTGATGGCGCACGACAAGAGCGCGGCGATCGAGGTGATCGGCCGCGTTCCGACCCTGGTCATGGTGGGCGGCCGGGACGGGCTGACACCGCCCGGGCACGGCCGCCGGATGGCCGAGGCGATGCCCGGCGGCGAGCTGATCGAGGTGACCGACGCCGGGCACGTTCTGCCGCTGGAACACCCGGGCATGGTCACCGGGGGACTGCGCCGCCTCATCGAACGCATCCGACCCGTCTCCGAGGAGCGCACAGCATGA
- the tsaE gene encoding tRNA (adenosine(37)-N6)-threonylcarbamoyltransferase complex ATPase subunit type 1 TsaE: MRELGVRLAGLLRAGDLLVLSGDLGAGKTTLTQGIGEGLKVRGPITSPTFVIARVHPSLGGGPALVHVDAYRLGGFAELDDLDLDASLAESVTVVEWGEGLAENLSEDRLDVVIIRGDEDTEERTVKVAGIGARWAGLPAALG; the protein is encoded by the coding sequence ATGCGGGAGCTGGGGGTGCGGCTGGCCGGGCTGCTGCGCGCCGGCGACCTGCTGGTGCTGTCGGGCGACCTGGGGGCCGGCAAGACCACGCTCACCCAGGGCATCGGCGAGGGGCTGAAGGTCCGCGGGCCGATCACCTCGCCGACGTTCGTGATCGCCCGGGTGCACCCGTCGCTGGGCGGCGGGCCCGCGCTGGTGCACGTGGACGCCTACCGGCTGGGCGGTTTCGCCGAGCTGGACGACCTGGACCTGGACGCCTCGCTGGCCGAGTCGGTGACGGTGGTCGAATGGGGCGAGGGGCTGGCGGAGAATCTTTCCGAGGACCGGCTCGACGTGGTGATCATTCGCGGTGACGAGGACACCGAGGAACGCACCGTGAAAGTTGCGGGAATCGGGGCGCGCTGGGCCGGTCTTCCCGCCGCACTGGGCTGA